The Saxibacter everestensis genome has a window encoding:
- a CDS encoding DUF58 domain-containing protein — MAITGRFVVLTALCAIPLALAPGWATAWLLLGGLAALIILDLLLAASPRGVAVQRTPPASVRLGQPASSTLTVRNASRRRLRATLRDAWPPSAGAENNRHSLSVRPGERRRFSTPMLPTRRGDRIAAAVTIRSFGPMRLAARQASVKVPARLRVLPPFTSRRHLPSKLARLRELDGRTSVMIRGAGTEFDSLRDYVIGDDVRSIDWRATARRQHVVVRTWRPERDRRVLIVVDTSRTSAGRVEGEPRLDASIDAALLLSALASKAGDRVEMIAIDRRVRARVQGATGNDLLPSMVNALAPIEPDLIEADWSTIASTITSSMNQRAFVVLLTPLESAAVIDGLLPVARQLSARHTVAVASVADPRIAEIQSQRDTLDETYAAASAERAALDRAAVTAALKNDGFEVIDESPDELPPKLADLYLALKAAGRL, encoded by the coding sequence ATGGCAATAACCGGACGATTCGTCGTTCTGACCGCGCTGTGCGCCATCCCGCTGGCACTGGCGCCCGGCTGGGCTACCGCATGGTTGCTGCTCGGCGGACTTGCCGCCCTGATCATTCTCGACCTGCTGCTCGCCGCGTCACCGCGGGGGGTGGCGGTTCAGCGCACGCCGCCGGCGAGCGTCCGGCTCGGGCAGCCGGCCAGTTCGACCCTGACGGTGCGTAACGCGAGCCGGCGACGTCTGCGTGCCACGCTGCGTGATGCCTGGCCGCCATCTGCCGGCGCGGAGAATAATCGGCACTCGCTATCGGTGCGGCCGGGCGAACGCAGACGGTTCTCTACTCCGATGCTGCCGACCCGTCGCGGCGACCGGATCGCCGCTGCGGTGACGATCCGGTCCTTCGGGCCGATGCGGCTGGCCGCTCGCCAGGCCAGCGTCAAGGTGCCGGCCCGGTTACGGGTGCTGCCACCGTTCACCTCCCGCCGGCACCTGCCCTCGAAGCTTGCCCGGCTGCGCGAACTCGACGGCCGGACTTCGGTGATGATCCGGGGCGCGGGCACCGAGTTCGATTCGCTCCGGGACTATGTGATCGGTGATGACGTCCGGTCCATCGACTGGCGCGCCACGGCGCGACGGCAGCACGTCGTCGTGCGTACCTGGCGGCCGGAACGTGACCGCCGGGTACTGATAGTCGTGGACACCTCGCGGACGTCGGCAGGCCGGGTGGAAGGAGAGCCGCGGCTGGACGCAAGCATCGACGCCGCCCTGTTGCTCTCCGCGCTGGCCTCCAAAGCAGGCGACCGGGTGGAGATGATAGCGATCGACCGCCGGGTGCGGGCCCGGGTGCAAGGGGCCACCGGCAACGACTTGCTGCCGTCGATGGTCAACGCCCTGGCGCCGATCGAACCGGACCTGATCGAGGCGGACTGGTCGACGATCGCCTCAACGATTACGTCGAGCATGAACCAGCGGGCGTTTGTCGTGCTGCTCACCCCGCTGGAGTCAGCCGCGGTGATCGATGGCCTGCTACCGGTCGCCCGGCAGCTTTCCGCGCGGCACACAGTGGCCGTTGCCTCGGTTGCCGATCCGCGGATCGCCGAAATCCAGAGCCAGCGGGACACCCTGGACGAGACCTACGCGGCGGCATCCGCCGAGCGCGCGGCACTTGACCGGGCAGCGGTCACGGCGGCGCTGAAGAACGATGGTTTCGAGGTTATCGACGAATCACCTGATGAGTTGCCGCCGAAGCTCGCCGACCTCTATCTGGCGCTTAAGGCTGCCGGCAGGCTGTAG
- a CDS encoding cation diffusion facilitator family transporter, whose translation MATEGGTKAIVAALCANLGIAITKFISFLLTSSSSMLAESIHSVADSGNQILLLIGGKRAKRSATPQHPFGYGRERYVYAFIVSIVLFSVGGLFALYEAWQKFQHPHGIEGFWWWLPVVVLIVAIGLESYSFSVAIKESNRVRGKRSWTEFIKSAKAPELPVILLEDFAALAGLVLALFGVSLTLLTGDGRWDATGTGLIGLLLVAVAVVLAIEMKSLLLGEGGTPEHVAAIERAIPGDGVMSIVHMKTLHLGPEELLVAAKIAIDSTDSGRDIAAAIDAAERRIREAVPIARVIYLEPDIRISALR comes from the coding sequence GTGGCCACCGAAGGCGGAACAAAAGCGATAGTCGCGGCGCTGTGCGCCAACCTGGGTATCGCCATCACGAAATTCATTTCATTCCTGCTCACGTCATCGTCGTCCATGTTGGCAGAGTCCATCCACTCGGTTGCCGACTCCGGTAACCAGATTTTGCTGCTTATCGGTGGAAAGCGCGCCAAGCGCAGCGCAACGCCGCAGCATCCTTTCGGGTACGGCCGGGAACGTTACGTCTACGCTTTCATCGTCTCGATAGTGCTGTTCAGCGTCGGCGGACTCTTCGCCCTGTACGAGGCCTGGCAGAAGTTTCAGCATCCGCATGGCATCGAAGGCTTCTGGTGGTGGCTGCCGGTCGTCGTCCTGATCGTGGCGATCGGCCTGGAAAGCTACTCGTTCAGCGTGGCGATCAAGGAATCAAACCGCGTGCGCGGCAAGCGCTCGTGGACAGAGTTCATCAAGTCGGCGAAGGCTCCGGAGCTTCCGGTCATCCTGCTTGAGGACTTTGCCGCGCTCGCCGGACTGGTGCTGGCGTTGTTCGGCGTGAGTCTGACGCTGCTTACCGGTGACGGGCGCTGGGACGCGACGGGAACCGGCCTGATCGGACTGTTGCTGGTCGCCGTCGCCGTCGTGCTCGCCATCGAGATGAAGTCATTGCTGCTGGGTGAGGGCGGGACGCCGGAGCACGTGGCCGCCATCGAGCGCGCCATCCCCGGCGACGGCGTGATGAGCATCGTGCACATGAAGACGCTTCACCTCGGTCCGGAAGAACTTCTGGTCGCCGCGAAGATCGCGATCGACTCCACCGACTCCGGGCGCGATATCGCCGCCGCGATCGACGCGGCCGAGCGCAGGATCAGGGAAGCCGTACCCATCGCTCGGGTGATCTACCTCGAGCCGGACATTAGGATAAGTGCACTGCGATGA
- a CDS encoding acyl-CoA dehydrogenase family protein, whose protein sequence is MVPASAGLKDPGARAQELLPDAFLTRIRQRAAEYDRNNSFFTEDFDQLRAAGYLTMQVPSARGGAGFTLTEVARAQRRLATAAPATALAVNMHLVWVAAAMAMTERGDHGLDLVIEGAAAGEVFAFGISEGGNDSVLFDSRTAAEPDGSGGYRYTGTKIFTSLAPAWTKLGIFGKDATDPDDPRLVYGFLDRAAAGYRIADDWDPLGMRATQSRSTVLTGAHVPASQIVRDLPVGPNADPLVFGIFSSFLTLVPSVYAGIADRALALAVQAVGQRSSMKFDGQKLSMDPDIRWKIADAAMLVDSMTLQLDGLTADVSAGPGSREHGADWFRQLAGLKTRVIADARRVVDLGLQVSGGASYTASSELSRLYRDVLAGIYHPSDDESAHSTVAQAVLGPLPTGQ, encoded by the coding sequence ATCGTCCCGGCGTCGGCTGGACTTAAGGATCCCGGCGCCCGGGCACAGGAACTGCTTCCCGACGCCTTCCTGACCAGGATCCGGCAGCGAGCGGCCGAGTACGACCGGAACAATTCATTTTTCACCGAGGATTTCGACCAGCTGCGGGCGGCCGGATACCTGACCATGCAAGTGCCCTCAGCCCGGGGCGGTGCCGGCTTCACGCTGACCGAGGTCGCCCGGGCCCAGCGCAGGCTCGCCACAGCGGCGCCGGCCACCGCGCTTGCGGTCAACATGCACCTGGTCTGGGTCGCCGCGGCAATGGCGATGACGGAACGCGGCGATCATGGCCTGGATCTGGTGATCGAGGGGGCTGCCGCCGGCGAGGTGTTCGCTTTCGGCATCAGCGAAGGCGGCAACGACTCGGTGCTCTTCGATTCGCGAACCGCGGCCGAGCCCGACGGTTCCGGGGGCTACCGATACACCGGGACCAAGATCTTCACCTCGCTGGCTCCGGCCTGGACGAAGCTCGGGATCTTCGGTAAGGATGCCACGGACCCCGATGACCCGCGACTGGTGTACGGCTTTCTCGACCGCGCGGCGGCCGGCTACCGGATCGCCGACGATTGGGATCCACTCGGCATGCGGGCGACGCAGAGCAGAAGCACGGTGCTGACCGGGGCGCACGTTCCGGCCAGTCAGATCGTGCGCGACTTGCCGGTCGGGCCGAACGCGGATCCGCTGGTGTTCGGGATATTCTCCAGCTTCCTGACCCTGGTGCCGAGCGTCTACGCCGGGATTGCCGACCGTGCGCTCGCCCTCGCGGTTCAGGCTGTCGGGCAGCGAAGTTCGATGAAGTTCGATGGTCAGAAGCTCTCGATGGATCCGGACATCCGCTGGAAGATCGCTGACGCCGCGATGCTGGTCGACTCGATGACGCTTCAACTGGACGGGCTGACGGCAGATGTATCGGCAGGGCCGGGCAGCCGGGAACACGGCGCGGATTGGTTCCGGCAGCTTGCCGGCCTGAAGACCAGGGTGATTGCCGACGCGCGCCGGGTCGTCGACCTCGGTCTGCAGGTGTCCGGGGGAGCGTCATATACGGCGAGCAGCGAGCTCTCCCGGTTGTATCGCGATGTCCTGGCCGGGATCTATCACCCGTCCGACGACGAATCGGCGCACAGCACAGTGGCGCAGGCAGTGCTCGGGCCGTTGCCGACCGGCCAGTAG
- a CDS encoding DUF4350 domain-containing protein, protein MSADIDIATRGEVTGDGTTFSARSKRRWLTLRSWLVLGAVVIILAVATVFVTNQAAPEDRLGADSSRPDGARAILKTVENQGVDVTSTTRLDEAMAGAGAPGSTLVIYDAEDILGDQTLDQIAVRAQASGTNVVLIDPGFTLLEKFAPEIALAKNSGAVDPSRARALDESLPAPVAADCAHPAAEAAGKISAGGRQLQTKSQGSDVAVCFPEPGQDVGADGQPSGSFASYTSDDRRISVIGNWSMLSNGFLADNGNAALALWLLGETDSLTYYEPSIADQPTNGTQPPSLGELLPDWVIPVFVWSFLLFIVTIFWRGRRFGALVSEPLPVVVRAAETVEGRARLYRRSGARERAALTLRAATMSRLARRLKLPRSSDPKDIVDAVVGKTGRTQQQVAAVLLYERPQDDTALQRLALDLQTLEREVQQP, encoded by the coding sequence ATGAGCGCGGATATCGATATTGCCACCCGCGGCGAGGTCACCGGCGACGGAACAACGTTCTCTGCCCGCTCCAAACGGCGCTGGCTCACGCTTCGTTCCTGGCTGGTGCTCGGCGCCGTCGTCATAATCCTTGCCGTTGCCACCGTGTTCGTCACCAACCAGGCGGCCCCGGAGGACCGGCTGGGAGCCGATTCCTCCCGCCCCGACGGTGCCCGCGCCATCCTGAAAACCGTCGAAAACCAGGGCGTGGACGTCACGTCGACGACACGGCTGGACGAGGCAATGGCGGGGGCCGGCGCTCCCGGCAGCACCCTGGTCATCTACGACGCCGAAGATATCCTCGGCGACCAGACTCTCGACCAGATTGCCGTGCGGGCGCAGGCGAGCGGGACAAACGTCGTGCTTATCGATCCCGGCTTCACACTGCTCGAGAAGTTCGCGCCGGAAATCGCGCTGGCGAAGAACAGCGGCGCGGTGGATCCGTCCAGGGCGAGAGCGCTGGACGAATCACTGCCCGCACCCGTCGCCGCCGACTGCGCGCATCCGGCGGCCGAAGCGGCCGGAAAGATCAGCGCGGGCGGCCGGCAGTTGCAGACAAAAAGCCAAGGATCGGACGTTGCCGTCTGCTTTCCGGAGCCCGGTCAGGATGTCGGGGCAGATGGCCAGCCCAGTGGCAGCTTCGCGAGCTACACCAGCGACGACCGCCGGATAAGCGTGATCGGAAACTGGTCGATGCTCAGCAACGGCTTCCTCGCAGACAACGGAAATGCGGCACTGGCGCTGTGGTTGTTGGGCGAAACGGATTCCCTGACCTATTACGAGCCATCGATCGCCGACCAGCCCACGAACGGCACCCAGCCGCCGTCACTGGGTGAACTGCTGCCGGACTGGGTCATCCCGGTCTTCGTCTGGAGCTTCCTGCTCTTCATCGTGACGATCTTCTGGCGTGGCCGCCGCTTCGGCGCCCTGGTCTCAGAACCGCTCCCGGTCGTCGTCCGGGCGGCCGAGACGGTCGAGGGTCGCGCGCGGCTGTACCGAAGGTCCGGTGCCCGCGAGCGCGCGGCACTGACCCTGCGGGCAGCCACTATGAGCAGGTTGGCGCGTCGGCTCAAGTTGCCGCGCAGCAGCGACCCGAAGGACATCGTCGACGCGGTAGTCGGTAAGACCGGCCGGACGCAGCAACAGGTCGCCGCGGTTCTGCTCTACGAGCGCCCGCAGGACGATACGGCCCTGCAGCGCCTGGCCCTGGATTTGCAAACCCTAGAGAGAGAGGTTCAGCAGCCGTGA
- a CDS encoding RDD family protein, giving the protein MSTVVTGEAVALDLKPASIAMRGLGTLIDFVAINLVYIGLIIATAWVLDRAAADSSSLLGAFALGYYVLVYVAIPVTVETLTRGKSLGKLAVGLRVVREDGGSIRFRHALIRGMLWQVEVAAVFGGVAALVGLVSHRSKRVGDYLAGTYALSDRAARNKVQLSVMPPRLTQWAATADIRSLPDDLGARISQFLSNAPRLNPGARMALAVSLAEQVNRYAAPAPPPGTYPEEFLAAVCTVRRDRDFERLARQARELQRHDEALHRLPFRMDEYDPERNYGANGYPQTTREVSY; this is encoded by the coding sequence GTGAGCACTGTAGTTACCGGCGAGGCGGTTGCCCTCGACCTGAAGCCCGCCTCGATCGCGATGCGTGGCTTGGGCACGCTGATCGACTTCGTCGCGATAAACCTGGTCTACATCGGATTGATCATCGCCACAGCCTGGGTGCTGGACCGGGCCGCGGCCGACTCGTCGTCCCTGCTCGGCGCCTTCGCTCTCGGCTACTACGTCCTGGTCTACGTCGCCATTCCGGTGACGGTAGAAACGCTTACCCGGGGAAAGTCGCTGGGAAAGCTCGCCGTTGGCCTGCGAGTCGTTCGTGAGGACGGCGGCTCGATCCGGTTCCGGCACGCGCTGATCCGTGGGATGCTCTGGCAGGTCGAGGTCGCCGCTGTCTTTGGCGGCGTGGCCGCCCTGGTCGGCTTGGTCAGCCACCGTTCCAAGCGGGTCGGCGATTACCTGGCCGGGACCTACGCCCTGAGCGACCGGGCGGCCAGAAACAAGGTCCAACTCAGCGTTATGCCACCGCGGCTGACTCAGTGGGCGGCTACCGCCGACATCCGCTCGCTCCCGGATGACCTTGGCGCAAGAATCTCTCAGTTCCTGTCGAACGCCCCGCGGCTGAATCCGGGGGCCAGGATGGCGTTGGCGGTAAGCCTGGCCGAGCAGGTGAATCGCTACGCCGCTCCCGCTCCCCCGCCCGGAACCTACCCGGAAGAATTCCTGGCCGCCGTCTGCACGGTCCGGCGCGACCGGGACTTCGAGCGCCTCGCCCGGCAGGCCCGGGAGCTCCAGCGACACGATGAGGCCCTGCATCGGCTGCCGTTCAGGATGGACGAGTACGATCCCGAACGCAACTACGGTGCCAACGGCTATCCGCAGACTACTCGCGAGGTCAGCTACTAG
- the ahcY gene encoding adenosylhomocysteinase, translating to MIDHKIADISLAEAGRHQIRLAEHEMPGLMALREEYAAAQPLAGARIAGSLHMTVQTAVLIETLVALGADVRWASCNIFSTQDEAAAAVVVGVGTVDAPAGVPVFAWKGETLAEYWWAADQIFRWDGHDGPNMILDDGGDATMLVHKGREFERAGAVPVGTETDPAEYRILLELLRKSLAEDPERFTRMSEGIQGVSEETTTGVNRLYQLASGNELLFPAINVNDSVTKSKFDNRYGIRHSLPDGLNRATDVLIGGKVAFIVGYGDVGKGAAEALRGQGARVIVSEIDPICALQAAMDGYQVARIEDVLDEADIFITTTGNTRVITVQHLLGMKHNAIVGNIGHFDDEIDLAGLAAVPGVEKIDIKPQVHEWRLPASAGDGARAAHSVIVLSEGRLLNLGNATGHPSFVMSNSFANQVIAQIELFAGHEQYERQVYRLSKKLDEKVARLHLDALGVKLTELTKEQADYIGVDVAGPYKSDHYRY from the coding sequence ATGATCGACCACAAGATTGCCGATATCTCCCTCGCCGAGGCGGGACGCCATCAGATCAGGCTTGCCGAACACGAGATGCCGGGCCTGATGGCGCTGCGTGAGGAATACGCCGCCGCGCAGCCGCTGGCCGGCGCACGGATCGCCGGATCCCTGCACATGACCGTGCAGACCGCGGTTCTGATTGAAACCCTGGTCGCGCTCGGCGCGGACGTACGGTGGGCGTCGTGCAATATCTTCTCAACCCAGGACGAGGCCGCGGCCGCCGTCGTGGTGGGCGTTGGCACTGTCGATGCCCCGGCCGGCGTTCCGGTTTTCGCCTGGAAGGGCGAAACGCTGGCGGAATACTGGTGGGCGGCGGACCAGATCTTCCGCTGGGACGGCCACGACGGGCCGAACATGATCCTCGACGATGGCGGCGACGCAACCATGCTCGTACACAAGGGCCGGGAGTTCGAGCGGGCCGGCGCGGTTCCGGTTGGCACGGAAACCGACCCAGCCGAGTACCGGATCCTGCTTGAACTGCTCCGGAAGTCTCTGGCCGAGGACCCGGAACGCTTCACCAGGATGTCGGAAGGCATCCAGGGTGTCAGCGAGGAAACCACAACCGGGGTGAACCGGCTGTACCAGCTGGCGAGTGGCAACGAACTGTTGTTCCCGGCGATCAACGTCAACGACTCGGTCACCAAGTCCAAGTTCGATAACCGCTACGGCATCCGGCATTCGCTTCCCGACGGCCTCAACCGGGCGACCGACGTTCTGATCGGCGGCAAAGTCGCGTTCATCGTAGGCTACGGCGACGTCGGGAAGGGGGCGGCCGAGGCACTGCGCGGTCAGGGCGCCCGGGTGATCGTCTCCGAAATCGATCCGATTTGCGCACTGCAGGCCGCTATGGACGGTTACCAGGTGGCCAGGATCGAGGACGTGCTCGACGAGGCCGACATTTTTATCACCACGACTGGCAACACCAGGGTGATCACCGTGCAGCACCTGCTCGGCATGAAGCACAACGCCATCGTCGGCAATATCGGTCATTTCGACGACGAGATCGATCTCGCCGGGCTGGCCGCCGTCCCTGGCGTGGAGAAGATCGACATCAAGCCGCAGGTGCACGAGTGGCGGTTGCCGGCTTCTGCCGGCGACGGGGCACGCGCCGCCCATTCAGTCATTGTGCTGTCGGAGGGCCGGCTGCTCAACCTCGGCAACGCCACCGGTCATCCCTCGTTCGTGATGTCGAACTCATTTGCGAATCAGGTGATCGCCCAGATCGAGCTGTTCGCCGGGCACGAACAGTACGAGCGTCAGGTGTACCGGTTGTCGAAGAAGCTCGACGAGAAAGTGGCACGGCTGCACCTCGACGCGCTCGGCGTGAAGCTGACCGAGCTGACGAAGGAACAAGCGGACTACATCGGGGTCGACGTCGCCGGCCCATACAAGTCGGATCATTACCGGTACTAA
- a CDS encoding AAA family ATPase, giving the protein MTAGQYPPTPQYPQAPQQQPTAFPPSANGSGAGHQSAPTGQPASAATSDPLRNLLLDVRSEVAKAVVGQDNTVTGLVIALLCKGHVLLEGVPGVAKTLLVRTLSHALSLDNKRVQFTPDLMPGDVTGSLIYDNRTSDFSFREGPVFTNLLLADEINRTPPKTQASLLEAMEERQVSVDGQPRPLPVPFIVAATQNPIEYEGTYPLPEAQLDRFLLKLTMPLPERHDEVEILVRHASGFSARDLDAAGVTPVAGAEDLAKASEAVTTVQVSNDVMGYIVDIVRATRNAPSFQLGVSPRGATALLATSRAWAWLAGRDYVTPDDVKALVGPTLRHRVRLRPEAELEGINADTVLEGILRTTPVPR; this is encoded by the coding sequence GTGACTGCAGGACAATACCCACCCACGCCACAGTACCCACAGGCTCCGCAGCAGCAGCCGACGGCATTTCCGCCGTCGGCCAACGGGTCCGGTGCCGGGCATCAGTCGGCACCCACCGGACAGCCGGCGTCCGCTGCCACCAGCGATCCGCTCCGGAACCTGCTGCTCGACGTTCGCTCGGAGGTCGCCAAGGCTGTGGTCGGCCAGGACAACACCGTCACCGGGCTGGTCATCGCGCTGCTCTGCAAGGGACACGTCCTGCTGGAGGGTGTTCCAGGTGTTGCCAAAACACTGTTGGTCCGGACCCTGTCACATGCACTGAGCCTCGACAACAAGCGGGTCCAGTTCACACCTGACCTGATGCCTGGCGACGTGACCGGTTCGCTGATCTATGACAACCGCACCTCAGACTTCTCCTTCCGTGAAGGCCCGGTCTTCACCAATCTGCTGCTCGCCGACGAGATCAACCGGACGCCGCCCAAGACTCAGGCGTCCTTGCTCGAGGCGATGGAAGAACGCCAGGTGTCCGTCGACGGACAACCCAGGCCGCTGCCGGTTCCATTCATCGTGGCTGCAACACAGAACCCGATCGAATACGAAGGCACCTACCCACTACCGGAAGCGCAGCTCGACCGCTTCCTGCTCAAACTCACCATGCCGCTTCCCGAACGCCACGATGAGGTCGAGATCTTGGTCCGGCATGCCTCGGGGTTCTCTGCCCGCGACCTGGACGCCGCCGGCGTCACGCCGGTCGCGGGTGCCGAGGACCTCGCGAAGGCCAGTGAGGCGGTGACAACGGTCCAGGTGTCAAACGATGTGATGGGCTACATCGTCGACATTGTGCGCGCGACGCGGAACGCACCGTCCTTCCAGCTCGGAGTCTCGCCCCGCGGCGCCACGGCTCTATTGGCCACCTCCCGCGCCTGGGCCTGGCTGGCGGGCCGGGACTACGTGACCCCGGACGATGTGAAGGCGCTGGTAGGGCCGACGCTGCGGCATCGGGTCAGGCTCCGGCCGGAAGCCGAGCTCGAGGGAATCAACGCAGATACAGTGCTCGAAGGCATTCTCCGCACCACGCCGGTACCGCGGTAG
- a CDS encoding stage II sporulation protein M, which translates to MDLDAFVLTKRESWQRLETLAKQRNLSGAEADELMNRYQHATTDLSVIRSTAPESSVSIRLSGIIARTRTKFTGTPGGAFAGIGRFFVVSFPVALYRLRWLTLGIGLAFVLIAALTAAWVANNPEVQQALAPEAALKAIAEHDFVAYYSENPASSFAAGVWTNNAWIAAQWIALGITGVFVIYGLISNAVNVGIMAGILFAFDYGTTFFTYILPHGIPELTSIFIAAAAGLRIFWAWVVPGPRTRVRALAEEGRSLFTVALGLVLVLFLSGLVEAYVTPSSLPVPVRIGIGVIFFIALWTYAIALGRRAARDGETGDLERQDAGDERASVG; encoded by the coding sequence TTGGACCTCGATGCATTTGTGCTGACGAAGCGCGAAAGCTGGCAGCGGCTTGAAACGTTGGCTAAACAACGGAACCTGAGCGGCGCCGAGGCCGACGAACTGATGAACCGCTATCAGCACGCAACGACCGATCTGTCCGTCATCCGCTCCACCGCGCCGGAGTCCTCGGTGTCGATTCGGCTTTCCGGCATCATCGCCCGAACCCGAACGAAGTTCACCGGCACGCCGGGCGGCGCCTTCGCCGGGATCGGCCGCTTTTTCGTCGTGTCATTTCCGGTCGCGCTGTACCGGCTTCGCTGGTTGACTCTGGGCATCGGGCTGGCCTTCGTGCTGATTGCGGCGCTGACGGCGGCGTGGGTCGCCAATAACCCGGAGGTGCAGCAGGCACTGGCGCCCGAGGCGGCGTTGAAGGCCATCGCGGAGCACGACTTCGTCGCGTACTACTCGGAGAACCCGGCAAGTTCCTTCGCGGCCGGGGTCTGGACGAACAATGCTTGGATCGCCGCGCAATGGATCGCGCTGGGGATCACCGGCGTCTTCGTGATCTACGGATTGATCTCGAATGCGGTCAACGTCGGGATCATGGCCGGCATTCTCTTTGCCTTCGACTACGGCACCACATTCTTCACCTACATACTTCCGCATGGCATACCCGAACTGACCTCAATATTCATTGCGGCGGCGGCCGGCCTGCGGATCTTCTGGGCGTGGGTAGTTCCGGGGCCGCGGACCCGAGTGCGGGCGCTGGCGGAGGAAGGCCGATCGCTGTTCACCGTCGCGCTCGGACTGGTGCTCGTGCTTTTCCTCTCCGGCCTGGTCGAGGCGTACGTCACGCCGAGTTCGCTGCCGGTCCCGGTTCGGATCGGCATCGGCGTCATCTTCTTCATCGCCTTGTGGACTTACGCAATAGCACTTGGCCGGAGAGCTGCCCGCGACGGTGAGACTGGTGACCTGGAACGCCAAGATGCCGGCGACGAGCGCGCGTCCGTCGGCTAG
- a CDS encoding DUF4129 domain-containing protein: MTMQLSLYSLVSGATPDSDPPLQPSDDEARRWVLEELGKPEYRQGDVTLLERIGATIERFFSSFDGPGVPVSPVGVVILIVVVVGLIGVAVWWAGKPRRRGLGASANAVFDVDSTLSAAAHRNLAERAARIGDWQVAIRERFRAIARELEERTIIEPRPGRTAHEIATEAGPILPEIADRLLGGAGIFDDVCYGSRPASAAQYGELKSLDQSTAKAKPEFDAAAPAAGWAGPQ; this comes from the coding sequence ATGACGATGCAGTTGTCGCTTTACTCCCTCGTATCCGGGGCAACGCCGGACTCCGACCCGCCCCTGCAACCCTCCGACGACGAAGCGCGCAGGTGGGTACTGGAAGAACTGGGAAAGCCGGAATATCGCCAGGGCGACGTCACGCTACTTGAACGGATCGGCGCCACAATCGAGAGGTTCTTCTCGTCGTTTGACGGGCCAGGGGTACCCGTCTCACCGGTCGGCGTCGTCATCCTGATCGTCGTCGTCGTCGGCCTGATCGGTGTCGCCGTCTGGTGGGCCGGCAAGCCCCGGCGGCGTGGCCTGGGAGCATCGGCGAACGCCGTATTCGATGTCGACTCGACGTTGAGTGCTGCCGCGCACCGCAACCTGGCGGAGCGAGCGGCCCGGATTGGTGACTGGCAGGTCGCCATCCGGGAAAGGTTCCGCGCCATCGCCCGCGAGTTGGAGGAGCGGACCATCATCGAACCGAGGCCTGGACGCACCGCGCACGAAATCGCCACCGAAGCCGGTCCGATCCTGCCTGAGATAGCGGATCGTCTGCTTGGCGGAGCCGGAATATTCGACGATGTCTGCTACGGCTCCCGGCCTGCGTCCGCAGCCCAGTACGGCGAACTGAAATCACTTGATCAGTCGACCGCGAAGGCCAAGCCCGAATTCGATGCCGCGGCTCCGGCCGCGGGCTGGGCCGGACCGCAATGA